DNA from Oncorhynchus masou masou isolate Uvic2021 chromosome 5, UVic_Omas_1.1, whole genome shotgun sequence:
aagaaaaccagcccagtcacggaccaggatgtcttgctcccaggcagactaaataactttttgcccgctttgaggacaatacagtgccactgacacggcctgcaacgaaaacatgcggactctccttcactgcagccgaggtgagtaaaacatttaaacgggttaaccctcgcaaggctgcaggcccagacggcatccccagccgcgccctcagagcatgcgcagactagctggctggtgtgtttacggacatattcaatcaatccctataccagtctgctgttcccacatgcttcaagagggccaccattgttcctgttcccaagaaagctaaggtaacggagctaaacgactaccgccccgtagcactcacttccgtcatcatgaagtgctttgagagactagtcaaggaccatatcacctccaccctacctgacaccctagacccactccaatttgcttaccgcccaaacaggtccacagacgatgcaatctcaaccacactgcactaacccatctgaacaagaggaatacctatgtgagaatgctgttcatcgactacagctcggcatttaacaccatagtaccctccaagcttgagaccctgggtctcgaccccgccctgtgcaactgggtactggacttcctgacgggccgcccccaggtggtgagggtaggcaacaacatctccagcccgctgatcctcaacactggggccccacaagggtgcgttctgagccctctcctgtactccctgttcacccacgactgagtggccacgcacgcctccaactcaatcgagtttgcggacgacacaacagtggtaggcttgattatcaacaacgacgagacggcctacagggaggaggtgagggccctcggagtgtggtgtcaggaaaataacctcacactcaacgtcaacaaaactaaggagatgattgtggacttcaggaaacagcagagggaacacccccctatccacatcgatggaaaagtagtggagagggtagtaagttaagttcctcggcatacacatcacagacaaactgaattggtccactcacacagacagcatcgtgaagaaggcgcagcagcgcctcttcaacctcaggaggctgaagaaattcggcttgtcaccaaaagcactcacaaacttctacagatgcacaatcgagagcatcctggcgggctgtatcaccgcctggtacggcaactgctccgcccaaaaccgtaagactctccagagggtagtgtggtctgcacaacgcatcaccgggggcaaactacctgccctccaggacacctacaccacccgatgttacaggaaggccataaagatcatcaaggacaacaaccacccgagccactgcctgttcaccccgctatcatccagaaggcgaggtcagtacaggtgcatcaaagctgggaccgagagactgaaaaacagcttctatctcaaggccatcagactgttaaacagcaaccactaacattgagcggctgctgccaacacactgactcaactccagccactttaataatgggaattgatgggaaattatgtaaaatatatcactagccactttaaacaatgctacctaatataatgtttacataccctacattattcatctcatatgtatacgtatatgctgtactctatatcatctactgcatccttatgtaatacatgtatcactagccactttaactatgccactttgtttgcaTGCTCATCtcgtgtgtatatactgtactcgataccatctactgtatcttgcctatgctgctctgtaccatcactcattcatatatctttatgtacatattctttatccccttacactgtgtataagacagtagttttggaattgttagttagattacttgttggttattactccattgtcggaactagaagcacaagcattttgttacacttgcattaacatctgctaaccatgtgtatgtgacaaataaaatttgatttgatttttgaattAGGACATCCAAATTTTGCTCAATCCTGAGATGTGGCTGGTGTTCTGACTTGTAGTATGTGCTGTATGTTATGATGACATAGCTACTTGTGATGCTATATTTACCTCCATCTGGTAAACACGAAGGGCGTCCCATTTCGGAAACTTCGGAGTCTTGCCAGCGACTGTTCGTCGACTCCCTCTTTGGTTGGATCACCATCACCACTGCCTGAACCTGCAAAAGGCCAATAACCTTTGGTTTTGGAGCCACTCCCGCCCATcttcaactgtgggacattatttTCTTGGCCGGACTGCACCCAGGAGAGATGTAGCGAGTTGATGCTCGATGTAGGTGTTGACAGGTCTTGAGACAGGGATGTTATTTATAAAGTAGAAGACAGTAGGTAGCTACAATTTAAAGGAATTACAGAGAAAGTGAGTTAGCAGCCGTTGATGAATGGTGACATGTTTCTCTGGCAGCTGCTGATTGAACAAAAAAATCATATTAGCCAGATTAACTACATGCATACGTATGCACTAACTACATGCATACGTTAGTTCTCTGTACAAAAGCATAGCTATCTAGTTAGTTAGGACTTGAAGCTGGCATTAGCTTTCAAAACCAAAACCTAGCAATGCTAGTTAACGTGATCGGTTAGCGACCTGTTTACAGCAGTAGCGTTTCATATCTGAGACAGGTTGAAGTCTTCAGTTGGTTGGCAGAACATACCATCGTGTCTGTGATATGGTAGCTGAGGGCCTTTTAGAATATCagatggctaacgttagctaactacaAAACGCCATACGTGCTGTCAAGGTAACAttaaccagctagctaacgttaaacgTCTCCCTATGATTTAGGTTGCATGCTTGCAAGCACATTCACTGTCGACATACCGAGTGATTTCAGCTTGAAGTCAATTAGTCGTATTTTATAACTTCCTTAGACGACGAATGTCTTCGAAGCAcaggtagctaacgttagctctcTGAAACTACTAGTCACCGTTTTTAGCCTCTCCCTCACTTCCATCATATGGAGGGCATGTACTTACGTCACTTCcagtctatttaaaaaaaaaatactgaatGGAAGGTTAGAGAAGGTTCTTTATGATGAGGAAAGAGTGAGCAAATAAGAAAAATAATAGCCTACTCTAAAGTGGGCGATGTGAGACATGACAACAACACTGATAACAAAATAAAGATTCAATGACATGTAGTTCATGTGTTATATTTTTATTAGAAGTGGAAGTATGAACACATTACAACATAGATTATGTTCCCTAGATATTTCATTCCCATAGTAAAACATGCATTACAGGCTAATTAAAAGTTCACAGGATTTCTCTGAGTAATTAGGGCAGATGGCTTCCCAGAAAAAGCTGGGCCATGTTCAGTAGGAAGAAAACGTTTTTGAAACGGGGTGAGACCTAAACTGTCCCAATAAGAACACAGAATTTTGTTTTtaattgcaaaacattttgctgcAGTATGCCCTATTGAACACAACCCTGGTCTGCAACAGATTGACATGTCAGACACATTCAAGGATCCTGTTATTAATGAGAAAGGGGAAATATGAGAGTAACAACAGCTCAATACAGTTACATCTTTATTTACCCAATCCTCCCCACAACAACTGAGCAGCAACATACAATGTTCCCAGTGAAaaactccagttctccagttaaGCAGTGTCCAGACCAGGATATCTCCTAGGTGTCCAGTCAATGACAGTATCGTCTGTCCTCATTCCTCAGATAACTTCCTCCTGTCCTTCACAGTAATGCCCAATCCAGGCCACACAACACGTAGCACTAGCCTACTGGTTTGCACTGaatacctctactctctctcctaactTGCACTGCTATTACCTTGTCTGTCTCAAAGACGTGTTCATGATTGATCTCTGACTTCCGGTGTCGCCCCCTACCTAACCCCCTATTGGCCCTAGTTGCCCTTCACAGCTGCAGGGGTTGCTGTGCTGTGCTCTATCTGCTACAGCAGGGTCAGCACTAAAGACATTTGAACTTTGAACTCAAGAGTGGCATTGTGTGCCATGCTCCTGGTGGCCGCTGGTCAACAGTGTGTATGCCTCTCTACCATGATGTcacccatcatgacatcacatcAGCCGGGGGTGGTGATGCTGGCCATAGCCTCCTTCATCCTATCCCTGGCCAGAGCGTAGCGCTTGACTATCTGCCGGACGTGCTCCTCTTCCTCACGCTGAAGGATCCGCAGGAAATTACGCAGCTCGGGAAAGCTGAATGCATCCcactgtgggagagagacagagcaactCAAATAGTAAAGTTACATAATCACTGTCAACACTTTTCAATGCACATCATTTCAGTATTGAGCATACAAGAGccttaatgtgtgtatgtgtttgtgtgtgtgtgtgcacgtgcatgtgtgcgtgtgttttagAGGTGTGTACTCACATTGACCTCCCCCGTCTCATTCTCTTTCAACACAAGACTGAGGATTTTCTCATTGGGTCCGGCACACAGACGCAGGTGGAGCGGCCTCTCGTCATCAGAGAGCTTACGAAGGTATACTAGAAAagtaaaagaaagaaagagacaaaggagagagagagagaaagagagatgggaggagagagagagatgggaggggagagagagagatgggaggggaggggaggggagagagagagatgggaggggaggggagaggagagaaaaatatgggaggggagagagagagatgggaggggagggtagagagagattggaggggagggtagagagagattgtaggggagagagagtgatgggaggggagagagagtgatgggaggggagagagagtgatgggaggggagagagagtgatgggaggggagagagagggagtggaggggagacagaggggagagatagtgatgggaggggagacagagggaggggagagagaaagatgggaggggaggggagggtagagagagatgggaggggagagagagtgatgggaggggagagagtgtgatgggaggggagagagagggaggggaggggagacagagggaggggagagagagtgatgggaggggagagagagtgatgggaggggagagagagggaggggaggggagacagagggaggggagagatagtgatgggaggggagacagagggagggggagggagacagagggaggggagagatagtgatgggaggggagacagagggagggagagagaaagatgggaggggaggggagggtagagagagatgggaggggagggtagagagagatgggaggggagacaGATTGGATGGGAGCGAGAGTGATgggaagggaaagggaggggagagagagataggaggggagaaagatgggaggggagagatagggatgggaggggagagagagtgatgggaggggggacagagggaggggagagagagataggaggggagAAAGATGGGAGGGAAGAGAtagggatgggaggggagagagatgggaggggaggggagtgagagagatgggaggggaggagagagatgggaggggaggggagagagagataggaggggagGCAAGATGGCAAGGGAGAGAGTGACACTGACACTTTATAACATTGTGTTTGGTATCATATTAAGTGGAATGATTTGAGCATGTTCATGACAGTGCATTTAGGTTACATTGCTTGCGGACACTCACTCTGGTTTTCACGTTCGCTGCGCTCAAACAGAGCAAACTTGGCAGGGTTGTCCACCACGGTGAACTTGTTGAGCAGGGCCTCTATGACCTCACGTGCCCGCGTCTGGGAGCTTATGTGCAGGTGTTTGGCCGTGTCTTTGGGGAGGTAGAAAGATGTCCGATGCTTAAGCCCCCCCTCCTGTTGTCCCTCTTCCTGTAGTGAAGACGCCTTCCGAGGGGGTGGGAGTGACACGGGCCGTGTCAGCTTAAAAAGGACCCTGATGAAGCCAGTGTATGATCCGTCTCGGTTCTAAAAGAGGGATACAGGAACATAGTGTCCTTAGACGGATTGTCAATGGACATGTCAATACAATGTGAACATAACGTGCCTCAGGAACTGAAATATTAACTTACAGATTACCACATACGTACACAGGAAACAGGACATTATTTACAGCAACTCATCTACAGAATGAGTTTAACTGGGGATTcgacacaggtgtgtgtgtgcatgcaattACAATCCCTTACCAGCACCATGTAGAGATTGCTGTTGATCTGAGCATTATATTCCTTCACCTTCTGCTGGATGTCACCGACAGACAGCACTTGTTTCCCCCAGTCAATAGGTTCAATCTtaaatagaggaggaggatgagtaTCATAACCAATCTCCCATGACCTACAGTCTAGAATCAAAATCCTAAACTCACTGACTATCCAACCACAAGATGTCAGCAGAGAGACTACTTGTTTTTTCGACCGCTGTATCACAAACCTGCTTCATCATCTCCCAAATAGTTTTTAACGAAACAAGTTATTGGTTTTGCCATGTGGTAAGTCAACGTGGACTATGTGCCTTCTGTGTACAGTAGCTAGTGCGTGGTACTGTTTTACAATAGTACAGTAGCCTTTGTCCTCTGGCATAACGTTTTCACATAACACAACCTCTCTTTCTGTACAGTAATCAGCAAAGTTCACTCCCTAGCCAGATACATCAAGCAGGAAGCTGTGTCCAGACTTGCTCTCTCAACCCCCCCTCCCTACCAAGCACAACTAGCAAGAACATCAGGAAACTCCGCCTTCCacaagaacagaggagaggaagtcagtgaggacacacacacacacacacaaaggttaaATATAGGCTTTGGTGGTATATATCTGCCAGTTCCAACGACCATATTAAGAATTTCCACAGAGTAGCACAATATCTCTTTGTACCAATGTTCCAGTGTGTCATGCAAAAACGAAATAATTCCCATCTGGAAAAACAGCCATTTACAAATGGGACAGTGTGAAGCTTTGTAAGGACACTATTTGCACAGTGGTGGGCCGttagggccagcaaggccttctctgcttgcctaaacatcatcagaatatctatatttttaaaatatattttcccacaaatatgtattaaattattccccagagtaatagttatactcttcatttcatagctttcctcttggttgcactgcttccagccccaggttgagttTTGGAGGGCTGttctttatgttagatcttttatccaatcatattcagccatcatgtgttgccaggggtctaaaatctgccctcaggccttcagaatcaacactgcgggcgcttgtagcttaaagtgaatggaaatgaaactttagtgtcaaccaatcagctttagagttggctattgtacgcctgctggctggctccagtgttacacaggagccaggtAGCAGGCGTAGTGTGTgctcgtcttttgattggattaccaatattgagaggcaggtc
Protein-coding regions in this window:
- the rassf1 gene encoding ras association domain-containing protein 1 isoform X2, with translation MALKEAMEKTLAFEMTWGSTTSSGYCSQDDSDSELEQFFTARTSFFIKVKRKKIEPIDWGKQVLSVGDIQQKVKEYNAQINSNLYMVLNRDGSYTGFIRVLFKLTRPVSLPPPRKASSLQEEGQQEGGLKHRTSFYLPKDTAKHLHISSQTRAREVIEALLNKFTVVDNPAKFALFERSERENQIYLRKLSDDERPLHLRLCAGPNEKILSLVLKENETGEVNWDAFSFPELRNFLRILQREEEEHVRQIVKRYALARDRMKEAMASITTPG
- the rassf1 gene encoding ras association domain-containing protein 1 isoform X1, encoding MLTMGSEPPQAVARLFAWVNGMSKCELIELKDLSLNDRIELAPDPPASLPPAAPLTPRQMRAPERPSHVVRLVGDSVSVEGPSWFTGQVGKGHDFQPCSYTQISWCDLCGEFIWGLYKQSLSCANCSYTCHFQCRPFIQLDCSTDSRLLTTDQTDVSEDTVETDTNVDVIEPIDWGKQVLSVGDIQQKVKEYNAQINSNLYMVLNRDGSYTGFIRVLFKLTRPVSLPPPRKASSLQEEGQQEGGLKHRTSFYLPKDTAKHLHISSQTRAREVIEALLNKFTVVDNPAKFALFERSERENQIYLRKLSDDERPLHLRLCAGPNEKILSLVLKENETGEVNWDAFSFPELRNFLRILQREEEEHVRQIVKRYALARDRMKEAMASITTPG